The Kribbella sp. NBC_00662 nucleotide sequence GTCCAGACGATCAGCTCCGAGTCGAACTCCGATCCGTCCGACAGCACCACGTGTCCGTCGTCGGCCGAATCCATCGTGGTGTTCAGATGCACGACCGCGCCGCGCTTCTCGAGCATGTTCACGACCCATTCGCCCGGTTTGTCACTCACCTCGGGCAGGATCCGGCCGCTCGCCTCGACCAGATGGAAGGCGAGATCGCTCTCGGTCAGCTCGGGATACTTCTTCAGCAACGCCCGCGCCAGCGACAGCAACTCCGCGAACCCTTCGACCCCGGAGAAGCCGCCGCCCACGAAGGTCACAGTCAGCAACTTCCGCCGCTGCTTGCCCGGCTCGAGCCCGGCCGCCTCGTCGAACGCGGTGAACAGCCGGTCCCGGATCGCCACCGCTTCCTCGACGTGCTTCATGCCGATGGCCCGATCTGCCACGCCCGGCACGTCGAAGGTCCGCGTCACCGCGCCGGCGGTCACCGCGATCACGTCGTACGTCATCGTGTAGTCGGGTCCGTCCGCGGGCCGGATCGTCACCGTGCGGTCGGCGTGCGTGATGTCGATGACCATCCCGGACACGATCTTCGTGTGCTTCAGGTTGCGCCGCAGCGAGACCGCCGCGTGCCGGGCCTCGACCGATCCGGCGACCACCTCGGGCAGGAACGGCTGGTACGTCATGTACGGCCGCGGGTCGACCAGGACCACCTCGGCCTCGCCCCGCCGCAGCTTCTTCTCCAGCCGCCACGCCGTGTAGAACCCGGCATATCCGCCGCCCACCACCAGGATCCTGCGCACCGTTTCTCCGTCCATAGAGGTCGATAGAGTCTCTACCAGGTAAGACACACCGCGCCTGCCGATTGTGACGGGCCCAGGGCGGAGCTGTTTGCGAGAGCTGATCCCCAGCTTGGCGAAGACCTGGCGCAGATGCCACTCCACAGTGTGCTGGCTCAGGAACAGCTGTGCACCGATCACGGCCTTGGTCAGCCCGGGTGCCCGCCAGCTCCGCGATATGTGCGCCCGCCCCGCCCGCTCCGCGAGCGCACTCGCGCCGGCCACGGAGAACAGTTTGTACGCCGTCCGCAGCTGCCCGCGCGCATCCTCGGCCGTGCTGGACTGCCCACGCGCACTGCAGGCTCGTGGTCGAGTGCGTGGTCCGTGGTGTCAGGCGCTCAGCGCCTCCAGGATCGTGGTGGTCACGGCCTCGGGCTGGGACACGCTCAGGGCGTGCGAGGCACCCGCGATCTCACGGGTGTCCTTCGCGCCGGCCCGCTCGGCCATGAAACGGTGCAGCGCGACCGGGATGTTGAGGTCCTGGTCGCTGAACACGAACCACGACGGGGTCGACTTCCACGCCGGGCTGTCGGTCGCCAGGTTGGCGGTCAGGGCTGCCTCGGTCGCCGGTCGCTGCGTCGCGGCCATCAGCGCGGCCACGTCGTCCGGTACGTCGGCGCAGAACTGCTGGTGGAAGACGTCCTTGCGGATCGCCAGGTCGTTACCGCCGGTGCTGACCGGGTAGGCGTTCAGCGCGTCGCCGAGCGTGCTGCCCGGGAACTTGGCGGACAACGCGAACGCGCTCTCCCCCTGGTCGGGCGCGAACGCGCAGACGTAGACCAGCGCCTTGACCGCGTCGTTGTTCGCCGCGGCCTCGGTGATCACCATGCCGCCGTACGAATGGCCGACCAGGACGACGGGCCTGCCGATGCCGGCGATCACGTCGCGGACGTACTGCGCGTCGCCGTCGAGGCTGCGCAACGCGTTCGGCGCTGCGACGGCCTCGATCGACTGTGCCTGCAGGCGCTCGATCACGCCGTTCCAGCTGGCCGATTCGGCGAACGCGCCGTGGACCAGGACGACGACCGGATTCTCGCTCATGGGTTCCCTTTCGTTAGGACTCACTGAAGAGACCGAACAGACACGCCAGTTGTGACCGGCGAGACAGTCACAACCAGGCATGCTGCGTTGTCCTGATTGGTGAGAGCACCGATCGCGAGGGAGAACCAATGAGCATCACCGAACAGCAGATCGCCACCTCGGTTCTGGTGATCGGGACCGGTGGTGCCGGCCTCCGGGCGGCGATCGAGCTGGCAGAACAGGGCGTCGAGGTGCTCGCCCTCGGCAAGCGCCCACGATCCGACGCGCACACGTCGCTGGCGGCCGGCGGCATCAACGCCGCGCTGGCCACGATGGACCCCGAGGACACCTGGCAGCAGCACGCGGCCGACACGCTGCAGGAGAGCTACCTGCTCGCGAACCCGATCACGGTCGAGATCGTCGCCAGGGGCGCCGCCCGCGGGATCGAGGACCTGGAGCGCTGGGGCATGCCGTTCGCGCGCGAGGCGGACGGTCGGATCTCGCAGCGGTTCTTCGGAGCGCACACCTACCGCCGCACCGCATTCGCCGGCGACTACACCGGTCTGGAGATCCAGCGCACGTTGATCAACCGCGCGGTGCAGCTCGGCGTACCGATCCTGGACACGGTCTACGTGACGTCGATCCTGGTCAAGGACAACACCGTCTTCGGGGCGTACGGGTTCGATCTGACGACCGGTCGGCGCTACGTCATCCACGCCGACGCGGTGATCCTGGCCGCGGGCGGCCACACCCGGATCTGGCGGCGTACGTCGTCGCGGCGCGACGAGAACACCGGCGACGCGTTCCGGCTCGCGGTCAAGGCGGGCGGGAGGCTGCGTGATCCCGAGCTCGTCCAGTTCCACCCGTCCGGGCTGATCGAGCCCGAGAACGCCGCCGGCACGCTGGTCTCCGAGGCGGCCCGCGGCGAGGGCGGCCAACTGCGCAACGCGCTCGGCGAGCGGTTCATGGCCCGGTACGACGCGGACCGGATGGAGCTGTCGACGCGGGACCGCGTCGCGCTGGCGGAGTACACCGAGATCAGGGAAGGCCGCGGCACCCCGAACGGCGGCGTCTGGCTGGACGTGTCCCACCTCCCCCGGGAGACGATCATGCGTCGGCTCCCGCGCGTCTACCAGACGCTGCTCGAACTGCAGATGCTCGACATCACCAAGCAGCCGATCGAGATCGCCCCGACCGCGCACTACTCGATGGGCGGAGTCTGGGTCCGGCCCGAGGACCACGGCACCGGCGTCGACGGGTTGTGGGCGATCGGCGAGGCGGCCAGCGGGCTGCACGGCGCGAACCGGCTCGGCGGCAACTCGCTGATCGAGCTGCTCGTGTTCGGGCGGATCGTGGCCGAGGAAGCCGCGAAGTACTCGATCGGCCGGCAGGCGCAGCTGCGGTCGGCCGACGCGGTCGCCGAAGCCCGGGCCGAGATCGACGACCTGCTCGCGAACGACGGGCCGGAGAACGTCCGCGCCCTGCAACGGTCCCTGCGCGACACCATGACCGCGCGCGCCGGCGTCGTCCGCGACGAGCACGGGCTGAACGCCGGACTGGCGGAGCTGGCCGAGCTCGAGGAGCGGATCACGCAGGTCGGCGTGCATCCGGACATCGCCGGCTTCCAGGACCTGGCGCACGCGTTCGACCTGAAGGCGTCGGCGATGGCGGCGCGGGCGACCCTTGACGCCGCGCTGGTCCGGCGGGAGACACGCGGCTGCCACAACCGGTCCGACTACCCCGAGCTCGACGACGCATTGCAGGTGAACTTCGTCTGGTCCGGTCCCGGTGCCATCGAGGCCGAGCAGATCCCGCCGATCCCGGACGAGTTCCGGCGGCTGATGCGGCACGTCTCGAGCGACGGCAAGCTGGTCGAGTGAGGTGACCGCCCTCATCTCGGCCCGCCATCGTGCGTGCCGTGTCGCTCTGATGGGGTACTTCGGATCGGGTCGCACGGTCGGTGGACCGTGGATGTGCGTCACCCCGAGAGGTGACTGACCCGCCGGCCGGTTTCGGGCTGCCATGGAAGCGCAAGCTGTCCCGGCCGAGCGAGGAGGGCCACCATGGCGCGTCAGACCACGGACCTCGAGGACGAGTACGAGTACGAATCCGAGTGGGAGGACGAGTACGAGTCCGAGGACGAAGCCGAGTGGGAGGACGAGCTCGAGGGCGAGTCCGAGCTCGAGGAGGAGTACGAGGACGAGGACTTCTTCCCCGGCCTCGGCGGCGTCGTGAACGCCATCGGCGGCCTGCTCGGCGAAGAGGAGTACGAGTGGGAAGAGGAAGGCGAGGAGGAGTCCGAGGACGAGGCCTTCCTCGGCCTGCTCGGCCCGATCGCCAAGATCGCCGGCGGACTGCTCGGCGGTGGCGGGGGCGGTGGCGGTGATGGTGAGTACGAGGACGAGGCCGAGGACGAGCTCGAGTCGGAGGAAGAGGCCGAGGAGTTCTTCAAACGGCTGAAGGGCGTGTTCCGGAAGGCCGCGCCGTTCCTCAAGACCCTGGCGAAGACGGCCGGTCCGCTGGTCGCGACCGCCATCGGCGGCCCGGCAGCCGGTGCCGTAGCCCGCGCCGTGACCTCGCAGCTCGAAGGTGAGTACGAGGAGGAGTTCGAGGCCGAGTTCGAAGAGATGGCCGCAGCCCCGCTCGCACCGTCACAGGCCTTCGCCGAGTACCTCGCCGCACAGGCCGCGGCCACCGAGTCCGAGTCCGAGGCAGAAGCCCTCGGCGGCGCGGCGGCGTACTCCGCGATCAACCCGCAGGACCGGCGTGAGCTCGAGCGCCTGCTGCCGCATCTGTTGCGCGGCGCGGCCACGATCACGCGGATGCTGCACGGCAACCGCAGTACGCGGCCCGCCGTACGCCTGGTTCCTGGTATCGCCGATGGCGCCGCCCGGACGATCGCCCGGCGGATCGCCGCCGGTGAGCCGGTCGGTCCGGTCGAGCTCGGCCAGGTGATGGGCGCCGCGACCACCAAGGCCTTGATGCCCGGTCGTGTCCGGCAGGCAGTCATGCGGCGGCACGCCCGTGGGCTCAGCCGCAGCCGTCGGCGCTACCACGGTCGTCGTGGCAGCAGCGCCTGGCGCCGTACCGGATCCCGTCGTGGGCGTCCGAGCTACCGCAGCAGCGGGCGGGGCCGTGGCCTGACCGTACGTCGTCAGCCGGTCCGCAGCCGGGCAGTCGGCGGATCCGGACGCGTACCGCGGCCGCGTCCCGGCATGGTGCGGATCACCACACCGGTGCGCATCCCGCCGAAGGGCGGACGGCCGGCCCGCGTGGTCCGGGTCGTCAGCGACGTCCGCGTGCCGCGTGGCGCCGTACCCGCCGGACGGCCGACCAGTACCGCCGGGCGCCGGCCGCGCCGCTGATCGCACACCCGACTTGGAGGGGCAAGGACCATGGCATCCGCGTTGAACCGTAGCTATCCCGAGATCCAGGGCGAGTTCGAACTCGAGGACGAGTTCGAGGAAGAAGTTGAGGTCGAGGCTGAGGACGAGGGCGAGCTCGAGTTCGAAGCCGAGGACGAGGACGAGGACTTCCTCGGCGCGATCGGCGGGATCGGCAAGGCCCTCGGCGGGCTGCTGAGCGGCGGTGGCGACGGCGAGTACGAAGCCGAGTTCGAGTTCGAGGCCGAAGCGGAGACCGAGGACGAAGCCGAGGAGGAGTACGAGGACGAGGACTTCGTGAACCCGATCCGGCGGATCTACCCGGACGCCGAGCTGATGGCGCACCTGTCGGCGAAAGCCGCCCAGACCTCCAGCGAGGCCGAGGCGGAAGCGTTCCTCGGGGCACTCGTCCCGATCGCGTCCAAGCTGATCCCGCGCGCCGCCGGCGTCCTGGCCCGCAACGCGCCGGCCCTGATCCGCGGTACGTCGGCCCTCGGCCGGCGGCTGCGGCGGAACCCGGCCACCCGCAAGTACGTGATGGCGATGCCGGTGATCCTGCAGCGAACCGCGCAGAGCCTCGCCGACCAGGCTGCGGCCGGACGCAACGTGTCCCCGGAGACCGCGATCTCGACGATGACGCGGATCGCCGGGCGGATGTTCCGGCAGGCGCCCGAACGCAACCGCGCGATGCGTGCCGTCGGCACGTTCGACCGCCGGTACCGCCGCCGCGGCCGTGCCCAGGCGACTTCCGGCGTCCGGCGGACGCGCCGGCCGCAGCCCACCCGGCGCCGCCGGGCCAGGCGCTGACCTGTGGTGGGGAGGGACGATGCCGTACCTGACGGACCTCGCGGGCGTCGCCCGTAAGACCAGCCTCGAGGTCATCGAGGTACCCGGCTGGCAGACCCGCGGCCGGGACGAGATGAGCGACGTCCGCGCGGTCGTGTGTCATCACACCGCGACGCTGAACAAGACCGCCGACATGCCGTCGCTGGACACCCTGATCAACGGGCGTCCGGACCTCAGTGGTCCGTTGTCGCACTTCGGGTTGTCGCGGTCCGGCAAAGTGTACGTGATCGCGGCCGGACGCTGTAACCACGCCGGCACCGTGCGGGATCCGTCGTGGGGCAACAGCCACTCGATCGGCATCGAGGCCGAGGCGACCGGTACGGACGCGACCTGGCCCGAGGTGCAGATGGCGGCGTACGCGCAGTTGTGCCGGGTGCTGATCGATCACTTCGGGCTGAGTGTGAACGCGGTGCTCGGGCACAAGGAGGTCGCGGATCCGCCCAAGCGGAAGATCGACCCGAACTTCGATATGGACGCGTTCCGCACCCGCATCAGCTCGCTCAGCGGTATCACTCCCCCACCACCTACGCCCTCCACACCTACTCCTGCTCCTACTCCTGCTCCAACTCCTCCTGCTACCTCCTCCTGGTGGTCGTGGCTGCCTTCACTCCCGTGGTTCGAAGGCGAGGTGGCCGCGACTCCCATCGCTTCGACGCGACCGAGCCGCGACGTGCTTCCGGCGTACCTGTCCGGCCAGGCGCTCAACGTCCGCCGGCACCTGGTCGCACTCCGCGACTTCCGCCGCGACGAGTTCGGCGCCCAACCCGCCCGTCCGAGCGAAGGACACGTGCAGGCCGTCAACGCCCTGCTGGCAACGCTGCGCGGACCGCTGAACACGATCGTCGAGCGGCTGGATCGCGCCACCGACGCCGCGCAGACCAACCCGTCGCCGCACCGCGTCGGCCTCGCCCTCGACCTGAAGTCGCAGGCACACGATCTGGTCCGCGCCACCGAACGCGTCTGGGACTTCTACTTCGAGCTGTTCGGGCAACGCCAGAGCGCGTTCGGCGAATGGCTCGACGCCTGCGACCGGATCACCCTTGATTGCTATCAGCACGTATTCATGCACCTGGGCAACGAACGCAGCATCCCGGCCCCGCCCCCGTTCTGCTACATGCGGACCGGATTCTCACCGGCCACGTTCCGGCGCGGCATCCCGCTGCGCCGGCTCGGGCGGCAGCTGAACCCGTTTCCCCTGGTGCAGTTGCCTTATCACCGCCTGGTCAACCCGTGGACCATCGGCGCGATCCTGCACGAGGTGTCGCACAACCTGCAGAACGAGCTGCAGCTCGAGCAGGCGATTCCGTCGTCGATCGGGCGACGGTTGCGTGAGGCCGGCGTACCTGTTGCCGTGAGCAACATTTGGGTCAGGTGGAACCGGGAGATCTTCGGCGACATGGTCGGCGGCCTGCTAGGTGGCGAGGCGTTCGTGTCGTCGTTGATGGACGTGATCGGGCGCGGGCCGGCGCAGAGCTTCGGTTATACGCCGCGGTCGGTGCATCCGACGCCGTACCTGCGGACGTTCCTGTCCTGCGAACTGTTGCGCCGGATGGGGTTCCCGGAACGGGCCGCCGAGTTCCGGCGCGCGTGGTCGCAGCTGTACTCGGTCCCGCGCGAGTCGACGATGCCGCCGAAGCTGCTGGCCACCGCCCGGACCGCGATCCCGGCCGTCGTCGAGGCCGTCTGCTACACGCCGTTCCAGGGACTCGGCGGGAAGTCGCTGCGTGAGGTGATCTTCTTCGAGCCGCGGCACCAGGCGATGATCGACGAGGCCGGCGTACGGCTCGCCAAGGGTGTCGATCCCGGTGTCGTTCCGGAGCGGTTCCTGATCGGCGCCGTACGTTCCGCGCTCGATCATCATCGCGCCGAGCCGGACCAGTTGATGCGTAACTTCTACGCGCAGCTGGCCAGGCGGTGATCGCGATGACGCTCGAGGACCGCCGTACTGCGTTGCACCAGGCGCTCCGCGCACTCTGGCTCGCGGTCGCCGAACTGGTCCTGAACGCGAACGACGACCAGCCCGACGAGAGCGACCTGGCCGCGGCCGAGCACGTCGCCCAGCTGACCGTCGAGATCCAGGGCCGGCTGGCCGAGGCGATCGCCGCTCAGAAGCAGCCGGCGGCCGTCGAGCTGGCCGAGGTCGACCGGTTGGTGCGGGAAGCAAGTCTCATCTACTGGCGCGATCTGCGCGCCCACGAGGCGGTCTCACGACTGCGCGGCTCCACACGACGCCGGGGTGGTCCCTGGCCGTCGTGGTGGTCGGGTGTCGAGCAGAGCCTCGAACGCTGTGAAGAACCGCTCGTCGCCGCCGGTCTCGCGATCGGCGACGCGTGGCATGAGCTCGTCACCGGATCGTCCCTGACGGGGACCGGGACGAATACCTCCAGGAGGTCGTCGTGACCAATGACAAGTTGCAGCCAGGACTCCCGGTCGTCGAGGTCGACCAGGCTTTCCCGCTGATGACCACGGACTCGGTCGCCCGCCCGACGACCGGCTCCGGCACCGGCGACCAGAGCCCGGTGGTGAGCGCTGCCATCCGCGACGTCCTGGGCTGGCGCCCCCGCGTCCAGGACCCGAAGGCCTTCACCGCCGCCCTCACCGCCTCCTTCGAACTCTCCACCTTCGAGGACCACGTCGTCACCAAGTACGTCCCCCGCGGCGTCGCGGTCCAGGCCGACCTCGGCGGCGTCACCGGCGGCCAGGCGTCGCTCTATCTGCGAGCCAAAGCCGCCCACGAACAAATCACCCGGATGCTCGACAGCCTCCAGCCCCTCCGCACCGACGCCGACCCCCAGGACTGCGAGGCCTACCGAACCCTGGTCCGGGACTCCGTCCGCCGCATAGTCACCGAGTTCGGCCGCGAAGGCGGCCCCCGAGTCCCCCTCGTCGACTCCGCCTTCGGCGTACTGACCGGCTTCAACCCGACCACGACCGGCGGCTCCGTAGGCTCGCCGCCTGCGTCCGGGTTCTCCAGGTTCGTGGCCGCGATCCGTCCCCGGACCTCGGTGGGCAGTGGGCCGACGACGGTGCCCGCCGCGGTCGCCGAGATCGATCCGGACAGCGTGCCCGGTCAGCTCGGCGCGCTGCGCGACCGGTTCGGGCTCGACGACGATCACGTCAACACAGTCGACGAAGAGAAGCAGCGGACGAGCTTCTGGACCCTGGTCGAGCTGGTCACCGATCTGCAGCGCTCGTGGGCGTTGCGCCGTACGGACTTCACGCTCGGCGCCGGCAGCGGGTTCCTGGGCACGGACCTCGTGCAGATCAGCAGGTTGCTCGCAGCAGCCTCCGAACAGGTCGACGAGTTCGAGGCGGTACTCGACTCGGTGCTCGTGTCGGGCGCCGAGCGGCAGACCGTGATCCTGGACCGTGGCACCGGGCTGACGCTCGACGATCTGACCCAATGGCTGCGCGTGTTCGTCACCGAGGACGGGCCGAACATCATCCGCGACACCGGCCGCGACGGCCTGGTCTCGACCTTCACTCCGACTGCGATCGACCTGCTCGTCACCCTTCGCGACAAGCTCGTCCGACGGCTCATTCCCTGCGGCAGCTCGGGATGCGCCGGCGGTTGCCACTGCGGCTCCCGCGGCAAGGTCACGTGCATCCCACTCGGATGCTGTACGCCGCTACCGCCCGGCATGTACTCCGGGCGCGTCAAGATCGCGGTGTCGACGCTGTGCGGCCTGATCGAACGGTTGACCGCGAAGGCGATCCGCATCGGCCGCTTCTCCGGGGTCGTACTGCTCGATCTCGCGGTCATGCCCTTCGAGGACGACACCCAGGCGCTCGGACAGGACTTCGTCCGCGTCGAGGTCAGGGGTCTGCACCTGCGTCCGACGTACGTCCCGGCGTTCGTTACCGGTGGCGAGCAGCCGTTCGATCTGTCGACGCTCGTTCTCCCGCTGCAAGGCAGCGCCAGCGGCGACGACGACCACCTCAGCGGAATCTTCCAGCGCGGCGCGTTGCCGGATTCGCTGCAGCAGCTGCTCACCGACGCCGGCGGCCGAGGCATTCTGCTGGCTGCCAGCGAGGTGCCGTTGGCGATCGTGGACGGCGAACTCGGCCGACTCGTGCAGGGCCCGAGTGTCACCACGTGGCCGCGGCTGCGGCCGGCGTACGACGTGGATCCGGACGGCGCACCGGATGCCTGGAGTGAGATTCCGCCGAACCAGCGGTTCGTCCCGCAGTCCCCGGTCGACCCGCTCGAACCCGAGCCTGCCGACGACGACTGCCTGGACGACTGCGACGACGACTGCGAAGACTGCGGTTGCGGCTGCCACGGATTCCAGGTGGCCCACTCGGCACTGGCCCGCTTCCGCGCGATCCTCGCCGACAAGGACGTCCAGGAGCGGGCACGCAAGCTTGCCGACGACTGGCCGGAGCTGAGGGAACTCGCGGACTCGCGGTTCGTGAAGACGCTCCGGAGCGACGAGCTGCAGGACCTGTTGACGGCGGTCGACGTCGCGAACGCCCGGCGTACCGAGGACGAGGTCGTCGAGGAACGTGCCGAGCGCGCCGAGGCAAAGGTCGAGCGACGGATCGAGGACCTGGAGATCCGCGCGGAGGTCGCCCTCCAGGCGGCGCTGCGGGCGCGTAAGGAGCTGGAACGGGCGAAGGAGCTGGCCAAGCCCCGCGAACCTGAACCGGACCAGGAGGCCGAGGTCGAGGCGGTCCCGCAGGAACCGGCGCCGTTCCTCGCCGTCGCCAACCAGCTGAAGGCGACGTCTCCGGCGAAGAGAACCGCGAAGAAGACAGCGGCCAGGAAGACGGCGGCGAAGACAGTGGCGAAGACAGTGGCCAAGAAGACCGCAGGTTCGCGCGGGAGGAGGAGCTGACATGCTTTCCGAGCGGGATTATCAGGACTTGCTGGATCGGATGCAGGCGCTGCGGAGTCAGGTGGCGGAGCGGTTGTCGGGGAGTTTGGTTTCGAATCCGGCGTTGGCGGAGGAGATCAACAAGCAGCTCGACGATCTGGTCACGGCGGCTCGGGAGGCGGATGCGGCGGGGCCGCGGCCGCCGGACCGGGGGCTGGCGGAGTTGGTCGGGGTCGGGCCGGATGCGGCGCAGGACTTCGGCGACGTCAAGATTCCGCAGGGCGTCGCGGAGTACGACGAGAACGTCAACTCCGAGCGAGTCGTCGCGGTCGGCGATCTGTACTACATCTACCAGCACGAGAAGATCGGCGTCTTCAAGGTCGTGCAGCGTTTGAAGCAGCTGTTCGAGGGCGGCGCGATCCGGCTGTCCGGCGGCGAGGGCGCCTATCGGCTCTACCAGTTCGACCGTCGCGACGTACTGCGCTACACCGCGAAGGACCGGCTCGCGGCGTACCGACGGGTGCTCGGCTACGGCCGCGGACTCGGCGCCGGGCAGAGCCGGCCGAACACCGACTTCCACATGCTGTTCTCGCACTTCATCAACCAGGTCACGCTGTTCTGGCGCGACAAGCGGATCAGCGACGTGATCCGGGAGCGGGCGCTGGACCCGAGCTTCGGATCGATCGCGGTCGTCCGCCGGGCCGGGCTCGACCTGCGCAACAACCTGAAATTCACCTCGTACGGTCACCTCAACGTACTGCGGGTCGAAGTCATGCAGCTGCTCGAGGAATGCTTCGCGATCCTCGGCTCCGAGGACGTCAAGGACCTGTTCGGCGCCGCGAACGCGTGGGACGTGGTCGACGAGGTGCTGATCAGGTACTTCGACGTCCGCCTGCAGAGCAGCCCGCGGCAACGGATGGCGGTCAACGGCCGCGACGTACTGCGCTGGCTGTCCGGCAACCACGTGATGGAGACCGGGCGCGGTCAGTTCGAGGCGCTGCTGATGGAGATCGCCGAACCGTCCGAGGAATGGCTGACATCCGCACAGGCCATGAGCCTCGCCCGGCGCTCCGGGACCGACCGGGTCATGCCCTGGGAGCAGCTGGGACAGTCCGGCATCGCCGCGCGGTACAGCGAACGTACGCCGGCGCAGATGCCGCCGAGCGCCCGCGGGCCGATGTACCCGCGACGCGGCGGCACCGGTACCTATCGCGGCGGCCAAGGCGGCGTACCCGTCCGGACCCGCCCGTGACTGAACGATGCTGAACGATGATCCCGCCTGCCCTCGGCGCTGTGCTTGCCGCTGCCAAGCAGCGGCAAGCGCGCCGCCTGACCGAGCTGCTGGACTGGCTTGCCATCCCCTCGGTCAGCGCGGACCCTCGTCACACCGACGACGTACGCCGGGCCGCCCGCTGGCTCGCGTCCTGGCAGCGGGCTCGCGGCGCGACGGTGGACCTGCGGCCGACGCGCAACGGGCGCGATGTCGTCGTCGCACGCTGGCCGGCCGCGCCCGGTGCGCGGCAGGTGGTGATCTACGGGCACTATGACGTCCAGCCGGCCGGGCCTGGCTGGTCTTCGCATCCGTTCCGCCCGGTCATTCGTGACGGCGTCATCTACGCCCGCGGCGCGAACGACGACAAGGGACAGCTGTTCGCGCATCTGTGCGCGCTGGACGCGTGGCCCGGCGTACTGCCCGCCGAGGTCGTCGTGATCGCGGAGGGGGCCGAGGAGGTCGGCAGCCCCGGCTTCGCGCAGGTCCTGGGCGAACTCCGCGGCCTCCGCCCGACGGCGGTGATCGTCTCCGACACCGAACGGTACGACGACGGCACGCCGACCGTGACGATCGGCCAACGCGGCCGCCTTGCCGCATCGCTCACCGTCGACACCGGCGGTACGGCGGTACACGCCGGGCGTCTCGGCGGCGCCGTCGTCGACCCGAGCCTCGTGCTCGCCGAGGCGCTCCGCATCCTGCAGGCGG carries:
- a CDS encoding NAD(P)/FAD-dependent oxidoreductase; this encodes MRRILVVGGGYAGFYTAWRLEKKLRRGEAEVVLVDPRPYMTYQPFLPEVVAGSVEARHAAVSLRRNLKHTKIVSGMVIDITHADRTVTIRPADGPDYTMTYDVIAVTAGAVTRTFDVPGVADRAIGMKHVEEAVAIRDRLFTAFDEAAGLEPGKQRRKLLTVTFVGGGFSGVEGFAELLSLARALLKKYPELTESDLAFHLVEASGRILPEVSDKPGEWVVNMLEKRGAVVHLNTTMDSADDGHVVLSDGSEFDSELIVWTAGNAATRLLRNHTDLPHNQRGMVQVRADLRIGTDSEVIEDAWAAGDDAAVPDLTSSTPGAYTVPNAQNAVRQGKLLAKNLLRSVRGKAPKEYVHHSLGVIATLGLGTGIFQYKRLVIKGLLAWLMHRGYHVLAVPTWDRKVRVLAIWLVAFFYGRDIVSLASVQSPREAFETEAKARTLSASRPG
- a CDS encoding alpha/beta fold hydrolase — its product is MSENPVVVLVHGAFAESASWNGVIERLQAQSIEAVAAPNALRSLDGDAQYVRDVIAGIGRPVVLVGHSYGGMVITEAAANNDAVKALVYVCAFAPDQGESAFALSAKFPGSTLGDALNAYPVSTGGNDLAIRKDVFHQQFCADVPDDVAALMAATQRPATEAALTANLATDSPAWKSTPSWFVFSDQDLNIPVALHRFMAERAGAKDTREIAGASHALSVSQPEAVTTTILEALSA
- a CDS encoding L-aspartate oxidase, encoding MSITEQQIATSVLVIGTGGAGLRAAIELAEQGVEVLALGKRPRSDAHTSLAAGGINAALATMDPEDTWQQHAADTLQESYLLANPITVEIVARGAARGIEDLERWGMPFAREADGRISQRFFGAHTYRRTAFAGDYTGLEIQRTLINRAVQLGVPILDTVYVTSILVKDNTVFGAYGFDLTTGRRYVIHADAVILAAGGHTRIWRRTSSRRDENTGDAFRLAVKAGGRLRDPELVQFHPSGLIEPENAAGTLVSEAARGEGGQLRNALGERFMARYDADRMELSTRDRVALAEYTEIREGRGTPNGGVWLDVSHLPRETIMRRLPRVYQTLLELQMLDITKQPIEIAPTAHYSMGGVWVRPEDHGTGVDGLWAIGEAASGLHGANRLGGNSLIELLVFGRIVAEEAAKYSIGRQAQLRSADAVAEARAEIDDLLANDGPENVRALQRSLRDTMTARAGVVRDEHGLNAGLAELAELEERITQVGVHPDIAGFQDLAHAFDLKASAMAARATLDAALVRRETRGCHNRSDYPELDDALQVNFVWSGPGAIEAEQIPPIPDEFRRLMRHVSSDGKLVE
- a CDS encoding N-acetylmuramoyl-L-alanine amidase, which produces MPYLTDLAGVARKTSLEVIEVPGWQTRGRDEMSDVRAVVCHHTATLNKTADMPSLDTLINGRPDLSGPLSHFGLSRSGKVYVIAAGRCNHAGTVRDPSWGNSHSIGIEAEATGTDATWPEVQMAAYAQLCRVLIDHFGLSVNAVLGHKEVADPPKRKIDPNFDMDAFRTRISSLSGITPPPPTPSTPTPAPTPAPTPPATSSWWSWLPSLPWFEGEVAATPIASTRPSRDVLPAYLSGQALNVRRHLVALRDFRRDEFGAQPARPSEGHVQAVNALLATLRGPLNTIVERLDRATDAAQTNPSPHRVGLALDLKSQAHDLVRATERVWDFYFELFGQRQSAFGEWLDACDRITLDCYQHVFMHLGNERSIPAPPPFCYMRTGFSPATFRRGIPLRRLGRQLNPFPLVQLPYHRLVNPWTIGAILHEVSHNLQNELQLEQAIPSSIGRRLREAGVPVAVSNIWVRWNREIFGDMVGGLLGGEAFVSSLMDVIGRGPAQSFGYTPRSVHPTPYLRTFLSCELLRRMGFPERAAEFRRAWSQLYSVPRESTMPPKLLATARTAIPAVVEAVCYTPFQGLGGKSLREVIFFEPRHQAMIDEAGVRLAKGVDPGVVPERFLIGAVRSALDHHRAEPDQLMRNFYAQLARR
- a CDS encoding M20/M25/M40 family metallo-hydrolase; the protein is MIPPALGAVLAAAKQRQARRLTELLDWLAIPSVSADPRHTDDVRRAARWLASWQRARGATVDLRPTRNGRDVVVARWPAAPGARQVVIYGHYDVQPAGPGWSSHPFRPVIRDGVIYARGANDDKGQLFAHLCALDAWPGVLPAEVVVIAEGAEEVGSPGFAQVLGELRGLRPTAVIVSDTERYDDGTPTVTIGQRGRLAASLTVDTGGTAVHAGRLGGAVVDPSLVLAEALRILQAELFADAVAVRSSATLRTDNSIKRAAPGRATIGRGLDKRITLRGSVGVTQLVAGTGGASLPSRAVATLDVRLPPRSDPADVVLRARRLLSTFAPHVELRFTGGVPAIETAPDDFVRQAVHQACIAIVGRPPVDVRSGGTIPAVGILSRALRIRPLLLGFGPPAGNAHGPDEAMDIAGWAAGVQLSAALLSALTRPIGAEPVPVLRRKDHHGGIRQFRCGQLPVQLEGEGR